A part of Nesterenkonia lutea genomic DNA contains:
- the ychF gene encoding redox-regulated ATPase YchF, which produces MALTIGIVGLPNVGKSTLFNALTRQSILAANYPFATIEPNVGIVNLPDERLDALAKIFGSQKILPATVSFVDIAGIVKGASEGEGLGNQFLATIREAHAIAQVVRVFEDENVIHVDGKVDPTSDMETINTELILADLQTMENAIPKLEKQVKGRKAEQATLDAYLNAQKTLERGDTIFSSITKDKLDMEHLGQLNLLTAKPFIYVFNADEAVLNSAEKQAELAELVAPADAVFLDAKLEADLVELSEEEAREMLELNGQEESGMDQLARVGFSTLGLQTYLTAGPKETRAWTVNQGATAPEAAGVIHTDFQRGFIKAEIVNFDDLVAAGSMADAKAAGKVRIEGKEYIMKDGDVVEFRFNV; this is translated from the coding sequence GTGGCTTTGACTATCGGAATCGTGGGACTGCCCAATGTGGGCAAGTCGACCCTCTTTAATGCGCTGACTCGTCAGTCGATCTTGGCGGCGAACTATCCGTTCGCCACGATCGAGCCGAACGTGGGCATCGTCAACCTCCCCGACGAGCGGCTGGACGCGCTCGCGAAGATCTTCGGTTCGCAGAAGATCCTCCCCGCCACGGTCTCCTTCGTGGACATCGCCGGGATCGTCAAGGGTGCCTCCGAAGGTGAGGGTCTCGGCAACCAGTTCCTGGCGACCATCCGCGAGGCCCATGCGATCGCCCAAGTGGTCCGCGTGTTCGAGGACGAGAACGTCATCCACGTGGACGGCAAGGTGGATCCCACCTCGGACATGGAGACCATCAACACTGAGCTGATCCTGGCGGACCTCCAGACCATGGAGAACGCGATCCCGAAGTTGGAGAAGCAGGTCAAGGGGCGCAAGGCCGAGCAGGCCACCCTGGATGCCTACCTCAACGCGCAGAAGACGCTGGAGCGCGGAGACACGATCTTCAGCTCCATCACCAAGGACAAGCTGGACATGGAGCACCTTGGACAGCTGAACCTGCTCACGGCCAAGCCCTTCATCTACGTGTTCAACGCCGATGAGGCAGTGCTGAACTCCGCCGAGAAGCAGGCCGAGCTTGCCGAGCTGGTCGCCCCGGCCGACGCCGTGTTCCTCGATGCCAAGCTCGAGGCTGATCTGGTGGAGCTCTCCGAGGAGGAGGCCCGCGAGATGCTCGAGCTCAACGGTCAGGAAGAGTCCGGCATGGACCAGCTGGCCCGTGTCGGCTTCTCCACGCTCGGGCTGCAGACCTACCTCACCGCTGGCCCCAAAGAGACTCGCGCCTGGACGGTCAACCAAGGTGCGACGGCGCCCGAGGCAGCCGGAGTGATCCACACCGACTTCCAGCGCGGCTTCATCAAGGCCGAGATCGTCAACTTCGATGACCTGGTGGCCGCCGGATCCATGGCCGATGCCAAGGCTGCCGGCAAGGTGCGCATCGAGGGCAAGGAATACATCATGAAGGACGGCGACGTGGTGGAGTTCCGGTTCAACGTCTAG
- a CDS encoding saccharopine dehydrogenase family protein encodes MEAPTRDHDLVLFGATGFVGELIAEYLAHHAPPDLRVGLAGRSRVKLEAVRSRLPVAAHDWAIIEADTERPDSLEAMATGTRVLFTTVGPYAKYGLSVVEACARAGTHYGDLTGEVSFVREAIDRWDALARTTGARIVHACGYDSVPSDLGVLLLHQAAQADGAGGLTEVQLVARAKGGFSGGTIESMRGQLDGIRTNPVLRSLAGDPYSLSPGRAAEPATRQPPDLGWVGRSDDGAWAAPFIMASANTRIVRRSNALQGWVYGRSLRYGEVMGMGRGPVGAVTAGATALGLRLFGTALALPSTRKLLDRVLPSPGAGPSEAARRSGWFHSQVTASTESGQRYRAIAAGPGDPGYAATAVMAGETALSLALDGDRLPPATGSLTPATALGNILVERLREAGHTYEVTSLT; translated from the coding sequence ATGGAGGCTCCAACGCGCGACCACGACCTCGTCCTCTTTGGTGCGACCGGCTTTGTCGGGGAACTGATCGCTGAATACCTTGCGCACCACGCTCCACCGGATCTGCGAGTGGGACTCGCGGGGAGGTCGAGGGTAAAGCTCGAAGCCGTACGGTCCAGACTGCCCGTCGCCGCCCACGACTGGGCCATTATTGAGGCCGATACGGAGCGCCCTGACTCGCTCGAGGCAATGGCCACGGGCACCAGAGTTCTCTTCACCACGGTGGGTCCCTACGCGAAATATGGGCTGTCGGTTGTCGAGGCGTGCGCCCGCGCCGGCACACACTACGGAGACCTGACGGGAGAGGTGTCCTTCGTCCGTGAAGCCATCGACCGTTGGGATGCCCTTGCGAGGACTACAGGTGCACGGATCGTCCATGCGTGCGGCTACGACTCCGTCCCGTCGGACCTCGGGGTGCTCCTCCTGCACCAGGCCGCGCAGGCTGATGGCGCGGGCGGACTGACCGAGGTGCAACTCGTTGCCAGGGCGAAGGGCGGTTTCAGCGGCGGCACCATCGAGTCCATGCGTGGGCAGCTCGATGGTATCCGGACGAACCCTGTGCTGCGGTCGCTTGCGGGCGATCCCTACTCCCTCAGTCCAGGCCGGGCGGCGGAGCCCGCGACCCGGCAGCCTCCGGATCTGGGGTGGGTCGGCCGTTCGGATGACGGCGCGTGGGCCGCGCCCTTCATCATGGCGTCGGCGAATACGCGGATCGTACGACGCAGCAATGCCCTGCAGGGTTGGGTCTACGGTAGGTCCCTGCGGTACGGCGAAGTGATGGGTATGGGGCGAGGGCCTGTCGGCGCCGTCACCGCCGGGGCGACGGCGCTTGGCCTGCGGCTGTTCGGAACCGCACTGGCTCTACCCTCAACGAGGAAATTACTGGACCGTGTCCTTCCGTCGCCCGGTGCGGGCCCGAGCGAGGCCGCGCGGCGCTCAGGCTGGTTCCATTCCCAGGTGACTGCTTCCACGGAGAGCGGCCAGCGCTATCGTGCCATCGCAGCCGGGCCCGGCGATCCGGGATACGCCGCCACCGCCGTGATGGCCGGGGAGACAGCGCTCTCACTTGCCCTCGACGGCGACCGTCTGCCGCCCGCCACAGGATCGCTGACCCCGGCAACCGCCCTCGGCAACATTCTGGTTGAGCGGCTGCGCGAGGCAGGCCATACCTATGAAGTCACGTCCCTCACCTGA
- a CDS encoding SCO1664 family protein, giving the protein MSSTDLVTAELTLTGRIRTASNATFLGTIGEVAVVYKPIAGESPLWDFPDGTLAHREVAAYLVSQTLGWGVVPQTWLRDGPLGEGMVQRWQEQDPEQSGVDLVATDQVPEAGWKQVLEGQDQDGRMVALIHEDTPALRRMAVFDLVVNNADRKGDHILAMTDGNRHGVDHGLTFHRDHKLRTVLWGWLGNALTDEECDGIDRVSEGLHGDLGRDLAELLSVEEIAALAARCAELRLAGQFPAPAGGMPAVPWPLF; this is encoded by the coding sequence ATGTCGTCGACAGACCTGGTGACCGCGGAACTGACGCTCACGGGTCGCATCAGGACGGCGTCCAACGCTACATTTCTCGGCACCATCGGCGAGGTGGCCGTCGTCTATAAGCCGATAGCCGGGGAAAGTCCGCTGTGGGACTTTCCCGACGGAACCCTGGCGCACCGGGAGGTGGCCGCGTACCTGGTCTCACAGACCCTCGGCTGGGGCGTGGTGCCGCAGACCTGGCTGCGCGATGGACCCCTGGGTGAAGGAATGGTCCAGCGCTGGCAGGAACAGGACCCCGAGCAGAGCGGGGTCGACCTGGTAGCGACGGACCAGGTGCCGGAGGCGGGTTGGAAGCAGGTTCTCGAAGGCCAAGACCAGGACGGACGGATGGTCGCCCTGATCCACGAAGACACGCCAGCGCTGCGGCGCATGGCGGTGTTCGACCTGGTGGTCAACAATGCTGACCGCAAAGGCGACCACATTCTCGCCATGACCGACGGTAACCGGCACGGCGTGGACCATGGGCTCACCTTCCACCGTGACCATAAGCTGCGCACGGTCCTCTGGGGATGGCTGGGGAATGCTCTGACCGACGAGGAATGTGATGGCATCGATCGTGTCAGCGAAGGACTGCACGGTGACCTGGGCCGAGACCTGGCGGAGTTGCTCAGCGTCGAGGAAATAGCAGCGCTCGCTGCTCGTTGCGCTGAGTTGCGTTTGGCAGGACAGTTTCCGGCTCCCGCCGGTGGGATGCCCGCAGTGCCCTGGCCGCTGTTCTGA
- a CDS encoding DUF3090 domain-containing protein has translation MPTRVHEFDWPDRAVVGTIGPPGARTFYLQVRSGTRLVSIALEKQQSALLAEKIDEILDQLITVEGNPFSVPTSTPVELVDNDQLEAVEESFRTGVMSLGWDPTTAQVVIEAHPITDGDADEDYESPDDDSAEETEVLRVRMPVGTARAFAKRTLEIVGAGRPACPLCGYPMDADGHTCTLPEG, from the coding sequence ATGCCTACACGTGTTCACGAGTTTGACTGGCCTGACCGTGCCGTCGTCGGCACCATTGGCCCTCCGGGGGCGCGCACGTTCTACCTGCAGGTGCGCTCAGGGACGCGGCTGGTGAGCATCGCCCTCGAGAAGCAGCAGTCGGCTCTGCTCGCGGAGAAGATCGATGAGATCCTCGACCAGCTCATCACCGTCGAGGGCAATCCGTTCAGCGTTCCCACGAGCACTCCCGTGGAACTTGTCGACAATGACCAGCTCGAGGCCGTCGAGGAGAGTTTCCGCACCGGCGTCATGAGTCTGGGGTGGGACCCCACCACCGCCCAGGTGGTGATAGAGGCTCACCCCATCACGGATGGTGATGCCGATGAGGACTACGAATCCCCTGATGACGACAGCGCTGAGGAGACCGAGGTGCTGCGGGTGCGAATGCCAGTAGGCACCGCACGTGCGTTCGCCAAACGCACCCTCGAGATCGTGGGCGCCGGTCGCCCGGCGTGCCCGCTGTGCGGTTACCCCATGGACGCCGACGGACATACCTGCACCCTTCCTGAGGGCTGA
- a CDS encoding histidine phosphatase family protein, with amino-acid sequence MATVILVRHGRTTANASGLLAGRAAGVGLDQVGRDQAGRTADRLAAVPLVAVVSSPLERCQQTAQHILDRQAATPPAPVDLDLTECDYGQWQGRKLTDLTAEDLWPLVQSQPSSVVFPDGESMAAMQARSVAAVRRHDAAVEAEHGPEAVWAAVSHGDIIKSILADALGMHLDLFQRINVGPASVSIVRYGGSRPSVYATNTDAGDLSWLSKGLGSGDAPVGGGAGGTAP; translated from the coding sequence ATGGCGACAGTTATTCTCGTGCGGCACGGCCGCACCACGGCGAACGCCTCTGGGCTGCTGGCCGGCAGGGCCGCCGGTGTCGGGCTGGACCAGGTCGGGCGCGATCAAGCGGGGCGGACCGCAGACCGGCTCGCGGCCGTCCCCCTGGTCGCAGTGGTCTCGAGCCCCCTTGAACGGTGCCAGCAGACCGCCCAGCACATTCTCGACCGCCAGGCGGCAACGCCCCCAGCGCCGGTCGATCTCGATCTCACCGAATGCGACTACGGCCAGTGGCAGGGCCGCAAGCTCACTGATCTCACGGCCGAGGACCTGTGGCCGCTGGTGCAGTCACAACCATCCTCCGTCGTCTTTCCCGACGGCGAGTCAATGGCCGCGATGCAGGCTCGGTCGGTGGCGGCGGTTCGTCGTCACGACGCAGCTGTCGAAGCCGAGCATGGACCCGAGGCCGTGTGGGCTGCGGTCAGCCATGGTGACATCATCAAGTCGATACTCGCCGACGCGCTCGGCATGCACCTGGACCTGTTCCAGCGCATCAACGTGGGCCCGGCCTCCGTATCGATCGTGCGCTACGGAGGCAGCCGGCCGAGCGTCTACGCGACCAACACCGACGCGGGTGATCTTTCGTGGCTCTCCAAGGGCCTCGGATCTGGCGATGCGCCGGTGGGCGGCGGCGCAGGGGGCACGGCTCCATGA
- a CDS encoding DUF1801 domain-containing protein — translation MLSKDEKNLSQVIDKISKMEEPRRSVVRRVHDIIVTAAPTLKPRIWYGMPAYAKSASTPALVTLRNDERLNLAITEKPAFRPAGGVDGALMPAAWYFETVDEHTEKRIAEIVRSVVD, via the coding sequence ATGTTGTCCAAGGACGAGAAGAACCTCTCGCAGGTGATCGACAAGATCTCGAAGATGGAAGAGCCGCGCCGCTCCGTTGTGCGCCGAGTGCACGACATCATCGTGACGGCGGCTCCGACCCTGAAACCGCGGATCTGGTACGGAATGCCCGCCTACGCGAAGTCCGCGAGCACGCCCGCGCTCGTGACGCTGCGCAACGACGAACGCCTGAACCTCGCAATCACCGAAAAGCCTGCCTTCCGACCCGCAGGGGGAGTGGACGGGGCGCTGATGCCGGCCGCGTGGTACTTCGAGACCGTGGACGAGCACACCGAGAAGCGCATCGCTGAGATCGTTCGTTCTGTGGTCGACTGA
- a CDS encoding CPBP family glutamic-type intramembrane protease, translated as MRTELLSSPARPAALLVTWTCLLALFAGIAPAAQAVLNVPFDLVSLVMFAPALACVAALLRPDWLPAAWESVDWLKVLRSTALACIAVVGFVGTLALLLGRWPSWPPGPAAAPLVVFLVLQTAGVLAEEIGWRGLVQRCGERFAKPVVVSVIAGFIFGATHLGYWSLGLLPVLTFAVTAMLMSVTITTIYVGSLWQRMVPAVTVHLGVNLGLGALALQDEPLATAPASLAAAAIMLAITLSTRAFIRQHPMETVKVHRG; from the coding sequence GTGCGCACAGAACTTTTAAGCTCTCCGGCCCGTCCGGCAGCCCTGCTCGTCACCTGGACCTGTCTGCTGGCACTTTTCGCGGGAATCGCACCCGCAGCACAGGCCGTGTTGAATGTTCCGTTCGACCTGGTATCCCTCGTGATGTTCGCACCCGCGTTGGCATGCGTGGCAGCGCTTCTTCGTCCCGACTGGCTGCCGGCAGCGTGGGAGTCCGTCGACTGGTTGAAAGTCCTGCGTTCGACGGCGCTGGCCTGCATCGCGGTCGTTGGCTTCGTCGGGACCCTCGCCCTGCTGCTGGGGCGCTGGCCGAGTTGGCCTCCCGGCCCCGCAGCTGCGCCTCTGGTCGTGTTTCTCGTCCTCCAGACTGCCGGAGTGCTGGCCGAAGAAATCGGGTGGCGAGGTCTCGTGCAACGGTGCGGCGAACGGTTCGCGAAGCCGGTGGTGGTCTCCGTCATCGCGGGATTCATCTTTGGCGCGACCCATCTCGGCTACTGGTCCCTGGGCCTTCTGCCAGTGTTGACGTTCGCCGTCACGGCGATGTTGATGAGCGTGACCATCACGACGATCTACGTGGGCTCCCTGTGGCAGCGCATGGTTCCGGCCGTCACCGTGCACCTCGGAGTCAATCTCGGACTGGGAGCCCTTGCACTCCAGGACGAGCCGCTCGCGACGGCGCCCGCCTCACTGGCCGCTGCGGCCATCATGCTGGCCATCACACTGAGCACGAGAGCTTTCATACGACAGCACCCGATGGAGACCGTGAAAGTTCACCGCGGGTGA
- a CDS encoding N(5)-(carboxyethyl)ornithine synthase, which produces MENERRLPIHPHHLDQIDPDLRAQMVVERGYGDDFQLEPDYVESRVGRVAERSEVIEAADVLLLPKPQAADVAAIPQGRTLWGWPHCVQDSGLTQTAIENRLTLIAFEAMNHWTPRGDFNLHVFHKNNELAGYCSVLHALSLTGSTGDYGPRLSAVVIGFGATARGAVTALKAQGIHDIQVLTQRGATAVGSPIHTAHITQLKTREGQPHLSEVLTSAGEVLLPEFLASHDIVVNCTLQDVSAPLTYLTTENLELFAPGSLIIDVSCDEGMGFEWAKPTTFEDPMFTVGSEVNYYAVDHSPSYLWNSATWEVSAALIPFLRTVMEGQAAWTESPIISRAIEIQDGVIQNPDILSFQDREPVYPHALSVSAPTG; this is translated from the coding sequence ATGGAGAACGAGCGACGACTGCCGATTCACCCGCACCACCTGGACCAGATCGACCCGGACCTGCGCGCCCAGATGGTCGTGGAGCGCGGCTACGGCGATGATTTCCAGCTAGAGCCCGATTACGTCGAGTCACGCGTGGGACGAGTCGCGGAACGCTCCGAGGTGATCGAAGCCGCCGACGTGCTGCTCCTGCCCAAGCCACAGGCAGCTGACGTGGCAGCGATCCCTCAGGGCAGGACCCTGTGGGGATGGCCCCATTGTGTCCAGGACAGCGGGCTGACACAGACCGCGATCGAGAATCGACTCACGCTCATCGCGTTCGAGGCGATGAACCACTGGACCCCCCGAGGCGATTTCAACCTGCACGTGTTCCACAAGAACAACGAGCTTGCCGGCTACTGCTCCGTGCTGCATGCCCTGAGCCTGACCGGCTCGACCGGTGACTACGGGCCTCGGCTCAGCGCAGTGGTCATCGGCTTCGGCGCGACGGCTCGAGGCGCTGTGACCGCGCTGAAGGCACAGGGCATCCACGACATCCAAGTCCTCACACAGCGCGGCGCGACGGCGGTCGGCTCCCCGATCCACACCGCACACATCACTCAGCTCAAGACCCGCGAGGGACAGCCACACCTCAGCGAGGTCCTCACCTCCGCTGGCGAGGTCCTGCTCCCGGAGTTCCTGGCCTCGCACGACATCGTCGTCAACTGCACCCTCCAGGACGTCTCGGCACCGCTGACCTACCTGACGACCGAGAACCTGGAGCTCTTCGCCCCCGGAAGCCTGATCATCGATGTCTCCTGTGACGAAGGGATGGGCTTCGAATGGGCCAAGCCCACCACGTTCGAGGACCCGATGTTCACCGTCGGCAGTGAGGTCAACTACTACGCGGTCGACCACAGCCCGTCATACCTCTGGAACTCCGCCACGTGGGAGGTGAGCGCTGCGCTCATCCCGTTCCTGCGCACAGTCATGGAGGGACAGGCCGCATGGACGGAGAGTCCGATCATCTCCCGGGCCATCGAGATCCAGGATGGCGTGATCCAGAACCCGGACATCCTGAGTTTCCAGGACCGTGAGCCGGTGTATCCGCACGCGCTGAGCGTGAGTGCTCCCACGGGCTGA
- the arfB gene encoding alternative ribosome rescue aminoacyl-tRNA hydrolase ArfB, translating into MRISPGPGAPHGLIIPAGELHEQFSHASGPGGQGVNTTDSRVQLSLDLGTTTALTEVQRRLALDRLAPRLSGSVLTISAAEHRSQRRNRTAARERLAELLREAVAPAIIRRPTRRTRGSHRRRLAGKRERAEIKQNRRRPGLD; encoded by the coding sequence CTGCGCATATCCCCGGGGCCCGGGGCGCCCCACGGCCTGATCATTCCGGCTGGAGAGCTGCACGAGCAGTTCTCGCATGCCTCGGGACCGGGCGGCCAGGGCGTCAACACCACCGATTCCCGCGTCCAGCTCAGCCTGGATCTGGGAACGACGACGGCGCTCACCGAGGTCCAGCGCAGACTCGCATTGGACCGCCTGGCTCCCCGGCTCAGCGGCAGCGTGCTCACGATCAGCGCCGCAGAGCATCGCTCGCAGCGGCGGAATCGCACCGCCGCCCGTGAACGACTCGCCGAGCTGCTCCGCGAGGCCGTCGCTCCTGCGATCATCCGACGCCCCACTCGGCGCACCCGTGGTTCTCACCGTCGGCGTCTTGCCGGGAAGCGCGAACGGGCTGAGATCAAGCAGAACCGACGGCGTCCCGGCCTCGACTGA
- a CDS encoding glycosyltransferase — MRLFLATAGSRGDVEPFVALAKRALRAGHEVRLVVPDHSGVDLHGLDVVSLGVDYTALIEQQGVSVVAALRSYRSVIKPLMRAVIIESARAAWDYQPDVLLAHPKILSAPLAADALSIPYVQVEIVPVVTPTRAFPAAGTVNRDLGRFNTLTYRLASGGERMFRRDLKDVSSMIGGSGGEPAPPAATLMPISPALLDRPHDWDSTVHLTGPWRVGGSETVSAEVSEFMAGGDFVYAGFGSMASGDPAARAREVIGGIRGAGARALIAEGLGGLQVPPELRGEDVLVTGSVAHDAVLPNARAAVHHGGIGTVHAATAAGVVSVLVPFIGDQPFWGARLRERGLAPAPVPQRKLTAHRLSRALVETEEFRPAVQAAARAMESEDGPGTALQVLETLR; from the coding sequence ATGCGGTTGTTTCTGGCCACTGCTGGATCACGAGGCGATGTGGAACCTTTCGTCGCGCTCGCGAAGCGTGCCCTCCGGGCGGGTCACGAGGTTCGTCTGGTCGTTCCTGATCATTCCGGGGTCGACCTCCACGGTCTCGACGTCGTCAGCTTGGGCGTTGACTACACCGCGCTGATCGAACAGCAGGGCGTCTCTGTCGTGGCGGCGCTTCGCTCGTATCGTTCGGTCATCAAGCCGCTCATGCGCGCCGTGATCATCGAGTCAGCCCGCGCCGCATGGGACTATCAGCCCGATGTCCTGCTGGCTCACCCGAAGATCCTCTCGGCGCCGCTGGCGGCGGACGCCCTCTCCATTCCGTACGTGCAGGTCGAGATCGTCCCTGTGGTGACACCGACGCGCGCATTCCCTGCCGCCGGGACCGTGAACCGGGATCTCGGTCGCTTCAACACGCTGACCTACCGACTGGCAAGTGGCGGGGAGAGGATGTTCCGCCGTGACCTGAAGGACGTGTCCTCGATGATCGGCGGATCCGGCGGAGAGCCAGCTCCGCCGGCGGCCACGCTCATGCCCATCAGTCCAGCCCTGCTGGATCGTCCCCATGATTGGGACAGCACCGTGCACCTGACCGGCCCGTGGAGGGTGGGCGGATCGGAGACCGTCTCCGCTGAGGTGTCGGAGTTCATGGCTGGTGGTGACTTCGTCTACGCCGGATTCGGCTCGATGGCGTCAGGCGACCCCGCCGCCCGTGCACGCGAGGTGATCGGCGGAATTCGGGGGGCCGGCGCTCGAGCACTCATCGCGGAGGGGCTCGGCGGGCTCCAGGTCCCTCCGGAGCTCCGCGGCGAAGATGTCCTGGTCACCGGTTCGGTCGCGCATGACGCGGTGCTGCCGAATGCGAGGGCCGCAGTGCATCACGGGGGCATCGGCACCGTCCATGCCGCGACCGCCGCGGGTGTCGTCTCGGTCCTCGTGCCGTTCATCGGGGATCAGCCGTTCTGGGGTGCCAGGCTCCGCGAGCGTGGCCTCGCTCCGGCGCCGGTGCCACAGCGGAAGCTCACCGCACACCGGCTCAGCAGGGCGCTGGTCGAGACAGAGGAGTTTCGTCCGGCCGTCCAGGCCGCCGCGCGCGCCATGGAGAGCGAGGACGGCCCAGGCACTGCGCTTCAGGTGCTGGAGACACTCAGGTGA
- a CDS encoding YqjF family protein, with protein sequence MALHALSRQAPALGATALLRQRWSEVTFLHWRVDPSVVEPFMPEGCSPDVLDGSSWVGLIGFQMSESSFFGGPAIPWLGDFPEVNVRLYSIDGQGRRGVVFRSLEASHLIPVLIARATFGLRYQWASMEIRQDDGEVEYTTRRHGRREAASTIRVRPGADAAANGALEQDPVAGFLTARWGFHQRHLGRTIYCRNSHEPWPLQHAELIHLEDGLLAAAGFNGLAGRVPDSVLYAPAVTTVFAAPQRVHRRV encoded by the coding sequence ATGGCCCTTCATGCCCTCTCCCGTCAGGCCCCTGCGCTCGGCGCGACCGCACTGCTGCGGCAGCGCTGGAGCGAGGTGACGTTCCTGCACTGGCGGGTGGATCCCAGCGTCGTCGAACCGTTCATGCCTGAAGGCTGTTCGCCGGACGTGTTGGACGGGAGCTCCTGGGTGGGACTCATCGGGTTCCAGATGTCCGAGAGCTCCTTCTTCGGCGGGCCCGCCATCCCCTGGCTCGGGGACTTCCCCGAGGTCAACGTGCGGCTTTACTCCATCGATGGGCAGGGTCGCCGCGGGGTGGTCTTTCGCAGCCTGGAGGCCTCGCACCTCATCCCGGTCCTGATCGCTCGGGCGACGTTCGGCCTGCGGTATCAGTGGGCGTCCATGGAGATCCGCCAGGACGACGGCGAGGTCGAGTACACCACCCGTCGGCACGGCCGCCGAGAGGCCGCTTCCACCATTCGCGTACGTCCGGGCGCTGACGCCGCGGCCAATGGTGCGCTGGAGCAGGATCCTGTGGCTGGATTTCTGACGGCACGCTGGGGCTTCCATCAGAGACATCTGGGGCGCACCATCTATTGCAGGAACAGCCACGAGCCCTGGCCGCTGCAGCACGCGGAGCTGATCCACCTGGAGGACGGGCTGCTCGCCGCGGCGGGATTCAATGGACTCGCCGGGCGGGTGCCGGATTCTGTTCTCTACGCGCCCGCAGTCACGACGGTCTTCGCCGCACCGCAGCGGGTGCATCGGCGGGTTTAG
- a CDS encoding glycosyltransferase family 2 protein produces the protein MRTDKREDANRDPQLVTVSVVIPVKDDAEELAACLSALKAQTRPAEEIVVVDNASSDSSASIARAAGATVIECLQPGIPAASARGYDAASGDLILRLDADCVPAASWIHDVVAAFEDRPEVSALTGPARFIDGPVLLRRPLAALYLHSYTCFCASALGHRPLFGSNLAMRRQAWEEIRADVHRDDPEVHDDLDLSFHLGERHRLGYVRGEPMGISMRPFSDARAFRRRMARGFRTVAVHWPEDFPPYRWRRARQQRREISSAAEGRSDDRP, from the coding sequence ATGAGAACCGACAAGCGCGAAGATGCGAACCGTGATCCCCAGCTGGTCACCGTGTCAGTGGTGATCCCGGTCAAGGACGACGCCGAGGAGCTCGCCGCATGCCTCTCCGCCCTGAAGGCGCAGACCCGCCCGGCCGAGGAGATCGTCGTCGTGGACAACGCGTCTTCGGATTCTTCGGCTTCGATCGCCCGAGCCGCCGGGGCCACAGTGATCGAGTGCCTGCAGCCAGGAATACCTGCCGCGAGCGCACGCGGATACGACGCGGCCTCAGGAGATCTGATCCTGCGACTCGACGCCGACTGTGTGCCTGCGGCTTCCTGGATCCACGACGTGGTCGCAGCGTTCGAGGACCGTCCGGAGGTGTCCGCACTGACCGGGCCCGCACGGTTCATCGACGGCCCTGTTCTGCTCCGACGTCCACTCGCGGCGCTCTACCTTCACTCCTACACCTGCTTCTGTGCCTCCGCGCTGGGGCATCGCCCCCTGTTCGGCTCCAACCTCGCCATGCGGCGGCAGGCCTGGGAAGAGATCCGCGCTGATGTCCATCGCGACGACCCGGAGGTGCACGACGATCTCGATCTCTCCTTCCACCTCGGGGAACGTCACCGTCTCGGCTACGTGCGGGGGGAGCCGATGGGCATCTCGATGCGTCCCTTCAGCGATGCGCGGGCGTTCCGGCGACGTATGGCGCGAGGCTTCCGCACCGTGGCGGTTCACTGGCCCGAAGACTTCCCGCCATACCGGTGGCGCCGAGCTCGTCAGCAGCGCCGGGAGATCTCCTCCGCAGCGGAAGGTCGCAGCGATGACCGTCCCTGA